In Parasegetibacter sp. NRK P23, the genomic stretch CAGTCTTATCATCATGGCCATCGTTGGCGGCGCACTGCTGCCTCTGCTATTCGCATTCATCACGGATAAAACCGGTAATATCCAATACGGCTACTTCGTGCCCCTGATCTGTTTCGGCATGATCGCGCTTTTCGCGAAGAAAGTTCAACAACCTAATTTTGCATAAACGACTTATATGTTCTCATTGTCTCATAAAACGGCCGTGATCACCGGAGGTGGAAGCGGTATAGGAAAAGCGATCGCCCTTTTGTTTGCGCGCCAGGGTGCTGATGTGTATGTGTTGGATATGGATGAAACCGGCGGCACATCCGTATGCCGTGAAATTATTGAGAAAGGAGGGATCGCCGCGTACAGAAAATGCAATGTATCCAGCGGCTCCGACGTAAAAGCGGTGATGGATGATATCAACCGCATGGCGGGCAAGATCAGTATTCTCGTCAACAACGCGGGCATCGCCCATATCGGGAATATTGAAACCACTTCAGAAACGGATCTCACCCGACTGATGGACGTCAACATCAAAGGTGTTTTCAACTGTACCCAAAGTGCCATCCCCTACATGAAACAACATGGTGGCGCTATTCTCAACATGGCTTCTATTGCTTCTTCCGTAGGCATTCCCGACCGGTTCGCTTATTCCATGACGAAAGGCGCCGTGGTAGGCATGACCCTTTCCATCGCCAAAGATTACCTTACGCAAAACATCCGCTGCAACTGTATTTCTCCTGCGCGGGTGCATACGCCTTTTGTAGATGGCTTCCTGGCAAAAAACTATCCTGGTAAAGAAGCGGAGATGTTCGAGCAATTATCCAAAACGCAACCCATCGGCCGGATGGCCACGCCTGAAGAGATAGCGGCGCTGGCCCTTTACCTCTGCTCCGATGAAGCCGCTTTTGTTTCCGGTTGCGATTACCCGATAGATGGCGGGTTCATTACTTTAAACAACTAACAGCCTAAACGTTGCGCCGTAGCGTCGTTGCGAGAGATTTTAAAAAAGTATTTCTCGCAGATTGCTTCATGCCTCGCAACGACGCTACGGCGCAACGCGTGAAAAGTTTCAGTTAAAGCGCTGCAATTACGCTGATCTCAACGTTTACATTGCGGGGAAGTGTTTTCACAGCAACCGTTTCGCGTGCGGGGTAATCCCCGGTGAAATAACTACCATATACTTCGTTCACTTCGGCGAACAAACTCATATCGCTCAAAAAGATGGTTGTTTTTACCACGTTGTCGAAACCTGCACCGGCTTCAGTGAGCACAGCTTCCAGGTTCTTCATCACCTGGTGTGCTTCGGCCTGGAGTGTCTCCATTACCAGATTACCGGTAGCGGGATCGAAAGCGACCTGTCCGGATACAAACAGGAGGTTTCCGGCTTTAACAGCCTGGCTGTAAGGTCCTATGGGAGCGGGCGCATTGTTGGTTTGAATGATCTGCTTTTGCATGAATGGAATTTTTGAGGGGGCTAAAATCGCTTATCCTGCATCAAATAACAAACCTATTTTTGCCAAAATATTTCTATGCAACTGGTTGTGCTTGCCAATGCCATTCAAAAGGAACAATGGGCCGGAAAGGAGCATCCTTCCGTTCAATGGATTACGGAACCCGATGAACTGGCTGCTTTCAAAGCGGATGTATACATTGATATGCTGTTTGAGCACGAACCCCAACGGGTAGCCCTGCTCAACGCGGTTGCTCCCGCTACGGTTATTGTGAACGCCGTGGCACTCACAGGCGCTGAACTTCCAGCCTCATTTGTACGCTTCAACGGATGGCCAGGCGCTGAAAAGAACCCCGCCGTGGAAATTGCCGGAAATGATGACAGGATTGAGATGGCGGCAGCCGCATTTGAATTGTTGCAGAAACGGGTGATTAAGGTGCCCGATGTTCCGGGCATGATCGCCCCGCGCACTATCGCCATGATTGTAAACGAAGCATATTTCGCCTGGGGTGAAGGCGTGAGCACGAAAGCTGAAATTGATACCGCCATGCAACTGGGCACCAATTATCCTTACGGACCATTCGCCTGGAGTGAACAGATCGGGCTGGAAAAAATTTACCGGCTCCTGCAGCAACTCGCGGCCACAGATGAACGATATTTGCCTGCTCCGGCAATGGAACTGGAAATGAACTCCCGACTATGATTCTACTGATTGATACCGCCCTCTCCTCCGCACACGTAAGCCTGGCCAGCGAAGGCAGGATCGTGGCCACGAAAACCAGCGCGAACCAGAAAGAACACGCTTCCTTCATTCAACCCGCCATCGCGGAACTTTTAAAAGAAACGGGTACAACATGGGAAGCCATAAAAGCCGTGGCGGTAAGCAATGGCCCCGGATCTTATACGGGGCTACGGGTAGGACTGGCAACAGCGAAAGGCATCTGCTTCGCCAGAAATATCCCGTTGATCTGCCTCAGTACCCTCCGCATTGTGGCCGGTGCATGGCTCGCAGAAAATAAACATGATAAAAATCACTCATTTTTCGTGGTGCCGATGATTGATGCCCGCAGAATGGAGGTATACACCGCGGTTTATGATCAGGATATGAATGAAGTCGTTGGGCCTTCGGCACTCATTCTTTCAGAAGAAAGTTATCGTGATCAGCTAGATGCGCATCCCACCTATTTTATCGGTGACGGCAGCCCCAAATGGGCAAACTTATGCACACAAACGACCGCTTCTTTCCCTACAAACACGCAGGAAACCGCATTTTATATGGCCCTGATGGCCACCGAATCCTTTAATATGCAGGATTTTAACGATTTGGCCTATGCTGAACCATTCTATATCAAGGACTTCCATACCACAGCTCTATCCAAGCGGTAACGATTCGTTAAAATCTTAACAATTCGGGATCAGGGTTGTATCTTTGCGAGGATATTCTAATGTATAACCGATATAGGAAAAATTTAATATCTTATTTACGATGATTACCTCTGCGCCGTATTCGATGATTTTGAACGCATCCGGAAAGGAAGAAAATGCTGTGAAGCTGGATTTCATCAATCTGAAGAAAGCAGCCCTCGTGCTCCGCTCCCTGAACCACAAACTCCGTCAGCAGATCCTGAAGTTGATTGATGAGAGCGGCAAAATGACCGTTACCGAAATATATGTAAAGCTCCGTCTCGAGCAATCCGTGGCCTCTCAGCACCTCGCTATTCTCCGCAGAGCGGGTATCGTGAACACTGAAAGAGACGGGAAATTCATTTATTACACCGTAAATACAGCAAGAATCCAGGATATCAGCGCTTTTGTGGAACAACTGGTGGCGAAATAATCTCCGATTCGTACAAAATATAGCGGAACTGGTCGAAAGGCGGTTCCGCTTTTTATTTACAGAAGGTAAGTTTGTGGAAATTACAAATTACAAGATATGTTTATAAAGCAACTATATACTTCCTGCCTCAGTGAGGCCGCCTATTACATTGAAAGTGAGGGCGAAGCAGCCGTGATTGACCCACTCCGGGAAACGGAACCCTACCTGACCCTGGCGGCAGAGCGGAAGGCCACCATCAAATATGTTTTTGAAACGCATTTCCACGCCGATTTCGTGAGCGGTCATATCGACCTGGGAAAGGCTACAGGCGCACCCATTGTTTTCGGTCCCAATACCGAAACACGCTACTCCATCCACAAAGCAAAAGACGGTGAGGTTTTCGAACTCGGCAAGGTGAGCATAGAAGTATTGCACACACCGGGACATACACTGGAATCCACCTGCTACCTGTTGCGTGATGAGGCTGGTACGGCACATGCGATCTTCACCGGCGATACTTTATTTGTGGGCGATGTTGGCCGCCCCGACCTGAGCAGCGGCAACCTTTCCAGGGAGGAACTGGCATCCATGATGTACGATTCCCTTCAAAACAAAATTCTGCCCCTGCCCGATTCCGTACTGCTGTACCCGGCGCATGGCCCAGGCAGTAGTTGCGGGAAAAACCTCGGCCCCAATACGCACAGCACCATTGGCGACGAAAAACAATCCAATTATGCCCTGCAACCACAGAGCAGGGAAGATTTTATAAAGGCCGTTACCGACGGACTTACCGCCCCCCCGCAGTATTTCCCGATCAACGCGCGCATCAACAAAGAAGGGTACGATCCTATTCATGAAGTACTTGAAAAAGGACTTAC encodes the following:
- a CDS encoding SDR family NAD(P)-dependent oxidoreductase, which gives rise to MFSLSHKTAVITGGGSGIGKAIALLFARQGADVYVLDMDETGGTSVCREIIEKGGIAAYRKCNVSSGSDVKAVMDDINRMAGKISILVNNAGIAHIGNIETTSETDLTRLMDVNIKGVFNCTQSAIPYMKQHGGAILNMASIASSVGIPDRFAYSMTKGAVVGMTLSIAKDYLTQNIRCNCISPARVHTPFVDGFLAKNYPGKEAEMFEQLSKTQPIGRMATPEEIAALALYLCSDEAAFVSGCDYPIDGGFITLNN
- a CDS encoding RidA family protein; its protein translation is MQKQIIQTNNAPAPIGPYSQAVKAGNLLFVSGQVAFDPATGNLVMETLQAEAHQVMKNLEAVLTEAGAGFDNVVKTTIFLSDMSLFAEVNEVYGSYFTGDYPARETVAVKTLPRNVNVEISVIAAL
- a CDS encoding 3-hydroxyacyl-CoA dehydrogenase family protein gives rise to the protein MQLVVLANAIQKEQWAGKEHPSVQWITEPDELAAFKADVYIDMLFEHEPQRVALLNAVAPATVIVNAVALTGAELPASFVRFNGWPGAEKNPAVEIAGNDDRIEMAAAAFELLQKRVIKVPDVPGMIAPRTIAMIVNEAYFAWGEGVSTKAEIDTAMQLGTNYPYGPFAWSEQIGLEKIYRLLQQLAATDERYLPAPAMELEMNSRL
- the tsaB gene encoding tRNA (adenosine(37)-N6)-threonylcarbamoyltransferase complex dimerization subunit type 1 TsaB, with translation MILLIDTALSSAHVSLASEGRIVATKTSANQKEHASFIQPAIAELLKETGTTWEAIKAVAVSNGPGSYTGLRVGLATAKGICFARNIPLICLSTLRIVAGAWLAENKHDKNHSFFVVPMIDARRMEVYTAVYDQDMNEVVGPSALILSEESYRDQLDAHPTYFIGDGSPKWANLCTQTTASFPTNTQETAFYMALMATESFNMQDFNDLAYAEPFYIKDFHTTALSKR
- a CDS encoding helix-turn-helix transcriptional regulator, with protein sequence MITSAPYSMILNASGKEENAVKLDFINLKKAALVLRSLNHKLRQQILKLIDESGKMTVTEIYVKLRLEQSVASQHLAILRRAGIVNTERDGKFIYYTVNTARIQDISAFVEQLVAK
- a CDS encoding rhodanese-like domain-containing protein; amino-acid sequence: MFIKQLYTSCLSEAAYYIESEGEAAVIDPLRETEPYLTLAAERKATIKYVFETHFHADFVSGHIDLGKATGAPIVFGPNTETRYSIHKAKDGEVFELGKVSIEVLHTPGHTLESTCYLLRDEAGTAHAIFTGDTLFVGDVGRPDLSSGNLSREELASMMYDSLQNKILPLPDSVLLYPAHGPGSSCGKNLGPNTHSTIGDEKQSNYALQPQSREDFIKAVTDGLTAPPQYFPINARINKEGYDPIHEVLEKGLTPLDPAQVKTLSKETDAIILDTRPGGVFMEGFVPGSIFIGLEGRFAEWAGSLLPFHQPLIIVAEAGKEEESVLRLARVGFDQFLGYLKGGFEAWRDAGNTVDMVINIEADEFAMDIPFDENMVVMDVRKEMEYADGHVKDAVNVPLDTMMDLATLAQVEENDNVYLHCASGYRSVIAASLMKRQGIHNIRNIAGGYKAIKEQEKIEIVKDSSVLN